Proteins encoded in a region of the Armatimonadota bacterium genome:
- a CDS encoding YncE family protein yields MSTYMKHLTIAMAVVAGCILQTRIARAETVVATVTVGAAPHSVTVDSVTNRAYVTNYGTTALPGTTVSVIDGATTTDTVMKTISVGIHPRSVSVNAATHMVYVTNYFGDSVSVINGDPSSPTYNTVLTTIAVGPHPRTIKVNPATNRVYVANYGTTSVPGTTVSVIDGSPGSATFHTVVKTIIVESNPRHITLNPTTNTLYVANEGSASVTVINGANDTFVKTIPVGLNPYDIAADTTTNQVYVADAGTDTNISNSISVIDGNPGSSTLNTVVKTIPVGIQPRSIAVNSRTNTLYAANYGTANTPGNTVSVINADPLSPGYNTVVKTLGVGLNPHAVQVNGSTNRIYVANYGSDTVSVIDGATNTILPVNLPTGTNPYAVALNTTTGRIFVANYTSDNVTIIQGPQPLQPFTIADAVLALKAAGGLSPTTPSEVLRLNVVDGSPAGVVDFLDAVRIARKVAGLEANP; encoded by the coding sequence ATGAGCACATACATGAAGCACCTGACCATCGCGATGGCGGTGGTGGCAGGCTGCATACTGCAGACTCGGATCGCGCGCGCAGAAACCGTTGTCGCCACCGTTACCGTGGGCGCGGCGCCGCACTCCGTGACGGTGGATTCGGTCACGAACCGCGCCTACGTGACCAACTACGGCACAACCGCGCTGCCCGGGACTACGGTGTCCGTAATCGATGGCGCAACGACAACAGACACCGTCATGAAGACAATCTCCGTAGGGATTCACCCCCGCTCCGTCTCGGTGAATGCCGCGACGCATATGGTGTACGTGACAAACTACTTCGGCGACAGCGTATCAGTGATCAACGGAGACCCGAGCAGCCCCACCTACAACACTGTCCTCACAACCATCGCCGTCGGGCCGCATCCGCGCACGATTAAGGTCAACCCCGCGACAAACCGCGTGTACGTGGCGAACTACGGTACCACGAGCGTGCCGGGGACAACCGTCTCCGTGATCGACGGCAGTCCGGGCAGCGCGACATTCCACACGGTGGTCAAGACCATTATCGTGGAATCCAACCCACGGCATATCACCCTCAATCCGACGACGAATACCCTCTATGTCGCAAACGAAGGAAGCGCGAGCGTAACCGTCATCAATGGCGCCAACGACACCTTTGTCAAGACCATCCCCGTCGGTCTGAATCCGTATGACATCGCGGCCGACACGACGACTAACCAGGTCTACGTCGCCGATGCCGGAACAGACACGAATATCAGCAACAGCATCTCCGTGATCGACGGCAACCCAGGCAGTTCCACGCTCAACACCGTGGTAAAGACCATACCGGTGGGCATCCAGCCCCGGTCCATCGCCGTGAACTCCAGGACCAACACGTTGTACGCGGCGAATTACGGGACGGCCAATACTCCGGGGAACACTGTCTCCGTAATCAATGCAGACCCATTGAGCCCCGGGTACAACACGGTGGTGAAGACGCTGGGCGTCGGACTGAACCCTCATGCCGTCCAGGTGAACGGTTCCACTAATCGCATCTATGTCGCCAATTACGGAAGCGACACCGTTTCTGTCATCGATGGCGCTACCAATACCATCTTGCCGGTAAACCTTCCGACAGGGACCAATCCGTACGCGGTGGCTCTCAATACCACCACCGGCCGTATCTTCGTCGCAAACTACACAAGTGACAATGTGACGATCATCCAGGGGCCGCAACCATTGCAGCCGTTCACGATCGCCGACGCTGTACTGGCGCTGAAAGCCGCGGGCGGCCTTTCACCCACCACTCCGTCAGAAGTATTGCGCTTGAACGTGGTGGACGGTTCGCCCGCCGGCGTAGTCGATTTCTTGGACGCCGTCCGCATCGCGCGCAAGGTGGCGGGGCTGGAGGCAAACCCCTGA
- a CDS encoding YkvA family protein, with protein MATHGGKPAPVTEDWKRVFAKVLIRMPNYVRLGWKLARSSEIPRRHKAGLLGGVLYQLAPVDLVPNIIPVLGQLDDVGVLLYGIRSALRHCPPDLAAQLMSEYGVSEAQLNRDISAMNTVARGFGRLIARGAWRGGKATARVLGRGVAAGATLAWAAYRRHR; from the coding sequence GTGGCAACCCATGGGGGCAAGCCGGCGCCGGTCACCGAGGATTGGAAGCGCGTTTTCGCCAAAGTCCTGATCCGAATGCCGAACTACGTCCGCCTCGGCTGGAAATTGGCGCGCTCAAGCGAGATCCCGAGACGGCACAAAGCGGGGCTCCTCGGTGGCGTGCTCTACCAGTTGGCGCCCGTCGACCTGGTTCCGAACATTATACCGGTTCTGGGGCAACTGGATGACGTTGGTGTCCTGCTGTATGGCATCCGGTCGGCGCTTCGGCACTGCCCTCCAGACCTGGCAGCACAGCTGATGTCTGAATACGGCGTATCCGAGGCGCAGCTGAACAGGGACATCTCCGCGATGAATACCGTGGCGCGGGGGTTCGGACGCCTCATCGCCCGCGGCGCCTGGCGCGGTGGAAAGGCGACCGCGCGAGTGCTGGGCCGCGGCGTCGCCGCGGGCGCGACCCTGGCGTGGGCCGCCTACCGGAGACACAGGTGA